Proteins co-encoded in one Aspergillus fumigatus Af293 chromosome 6, whole genome shotgun sequence genomic window:
- a CDS encoding glycerol kinase, which yields MQPSEEIFVGSIDQGTTSSRFLIFNKEGEPVASHQVEFTQIYPNPGWHEHDPFELVSSVEKCIEEAVKQFESEGYSRYGIKAIGITNQRETTVVWDHDTGEPLYNAIVWTDTRPQAIVHELKQKRESSQLQAICGLPLTTYSSATKLLWMIEHVPKVKDAYERGTLAFGTVDAWLVYRLNGGASANVFVSDPTNASRTMFMNLETLQYDNFLLDFFGIRKVHLPKIVPSSDAKAYGAMASGILAGVPIMGCLGDQSSALVGQKGFSPGMAKNTYGTGCFLLYNVGEKPVISKHGLLATVAYHFDGKPVYALEGSIAVAGSGIKFLQKNLSFFQESKEVNDLAQTVEDSGGCVFVTAFSGLYAPYWIDDAKGTMFGITQYTQKGHIARATLEATCFQTKAILDAMEKDSGHALSELAVDGGMSNSDLAMQIQADLISIPVYRPKMRETTALGAAIAAGLAVGVWRNFAELRDINRAGGAVFEPKISREESAKSFARWEKAVAMCKGWSGDAPPPPVQPAQKEAKKNAPEVITNHNAINATPPKFNGELTTPKFPLISISGDLDNADEEELYLELRKIEILQRLKKLRKLKLSFY from the exons ATGCAGCCCTCAGAGGAGATCTTCGTAGGATCCATTGATCAGGGTACAACCAGCTCCAGATTCCTGATTTTCAACAAAGAGGGTGAGCCTGTGGCCTCACATCAGGTCGAGTTTACACAGATCTACCCCAATCCCGG ATGGCACGAGCACGACCCATTTGAGCTGGTGTCTTCCGTTGAGAAGTGCATCGAAGAGGCGGTCAAACAGTTTGAATCGGAGGGCTACTCCCGATACGGTATCAAGGCTATCGGGATCACAAACCAACGGGAGACTACTGTCGTTTGGGACCATGATACTGGCGAGCCACTCTACAACGCCATCGTCTGGACAGATACGCGCCCGCAGGCTATCGTTCACGAGCTGAAGCAAAAGCGCGAGTCATCGCAACTGCAAGCGATTTGCGGTCTTCCGCTGACAACATATTCTTCCGCCACGAAGCTCCTCTGGATGATAGAACATGTGCCCAAAGTCAAAGATGCGTACGAGCGAGGCACATTGGCGTTCGGTACGGTAGATGCGTGGCTTGTGTATCGTTTGAATGGCGGCGCATCGGCGAACGTGTTTGTATCTGACCCTACAAACGCATCTCGGACGATGTTTATGAACCTTGAGACCCTCCAATACGACAATTTTCTCCTAGACTTCTTTGGCATCAGAAAAGTCCACCTACCCAAGATTGTGCCGTCTTCAGACGCCAAAGCTTACGGAGCAATGGCATCTGGAATACTTGCTGGCGTTCCGATTATGGGCTGTCTTGGTGATCAGTCCTCGGCGCTTGTAGGGCAAAAGGGCTTTTCGCCAGGAATGGCGAAGAACACTTATGGAACGGGCTGCTTCCTCCTGTATAATGTTGGAGAAAAGCCAGTCATCTCCAAGCATGGACTTCTTGCTACTGTAGCATACCACTTCGATGGCAAGCCGGTGTACGCCCTTGAGGGCAGCATTGCAGTCGCCGGATCTGGTATCAAATTCCTACAAAAGAACTTGAGCTTTTTCCAAGAGTCCAAGGAAGTGAACGATTTGGCTCAGACGGTAGAAGACAGTGGAGGTTGTGTGTTTGTCACTGCGTTCAGTGGTCTTTATGCGCCTTACTGGATTGACGATGCAAAGGGGACAATGT TTGGGATCACACAGTACACCCAAAAGGGTCACATTGCTCGGGCGACGCTAGAAGCCACCTGCTTTCAGACCAAGGCCATCTTGGACGCAATGGAGAAAGACAGTGGACATGCGCTGTCCGAATTGGCGGTTGATGGAGGCATGAGCAACTCAGACCTGGCGATGCAG ATCCAAGCAGATCTCATCTCGATCCCGGTGTACCGTCCCAAGATGCGGGAAACCACGGCACTTGGTGCGGCTATAGCCGCTGGTCTGGCGGTAGGGGTGTGGAGAAATTTTGCTGAACTGCGAGACATCAACCGTGCCGGAGGAGCCGTCTTTGAGCCCAAGATCAGTCGCGAAGAAAGCGCTAAGTCATTCGCAAGATGGGAAAAGGCTGTCGCAATGTGCAAAGGCTGGTCTGGAGATGCGCCGCCACCTCCAGTGCAACCTGCTCAaaaggaggcgaagaaaaaTGCTCCTGAGGTTATAACGAATCACAACGCTATCAATGCTACGCCTCCAAAGTTCAACGGAGAGCTTACCACACCCAAATTCCCTTTGATAAGTATTTCTGGAGACTTGGATAAtgctgacgaggaagagcttTATCTGGAGCTGCGAAAGATTGAGATCCTGCAGCGACTCAAGAAACTCCGGAAACTCAAGCTTTCTTTTTACTGA
- a CDS encoding cytochrome P450, translating to MDDLCDCHMRYLRACDSVTCKMIEELLAQIHSGWAALYVLGALFFACLIRKAQVSMEISKLGYRAPRIRFYLPWAIDFLYEASKANEDGTDHVFLHQAILNAKGATQLDCVKTAELNGGITRRVILTKDPENIKAILTGQFADYGKGEEFHEQWKDFLGDSIFATDGELWSRSRHLIRPMFVRDRIVDTEIFEKHVQNLIPLLEGSNSPSGSKAVDVGSLFFRFTLDAATDYLLGQGTNSLHNPETRFAEAFGYVKHRQSEIFRLGMFSFIVAKRKFRRELKVMDDFFQPYIKRALSLTPSELDQKISKRETFLDALARFTRDPRVLRDQIVAVLLAGRDTTAAVLTFCIFELARNPDVVAKLREEISARLGLGPSAQKSSYNDLKEMKYLNAVLNETMRLYPPVPFNVRYSLRDTTLPRGGGPDGLSPVGVRANTRVIYSTMIMQRSAENYDPPGSPNYFDPEKWLPDRWLSGWQPKPWQYIPFNGGPRICLGQQFATIEMGYTVVRILQAFERIHAMPANGKERVEDPVLKFEVTLSPGSELNCVFVREGEDTLPLKDG from the exons ATGGATGACTTGTGTGATTGTCATATGCGATATTTGAGAGCCTGCGACTCAGTGACTTGCAAGATGATCGAGGAACTCCTTGCTCAGATACATTCGGGGTGGGCAGCCCTCTATGTCTTGGGGGCTTTGTTCTTTGCTTGCTTAATTCGTAAGGCACAGGTGTCGATGGAAATTTCGAAGCTGGGTTACAGGGCCCCAAGAATCCGTTTCTACCTCCCATGGG CAATTGATTTCCTTTACGAAGCGTCCAAGGCCAACGAGGACGGTACAGACCATGTATTTCTGCATCAAGCGATTCTGAACGCGAAAGGAGCAACCCAGCTTGACTGCGTCAAAACCGCCGAGCTTAATGGAGGTATCACGCGTCGAGTCATTCTGACCAAAGACCCTGAGAACATCAAAGCTATCCTTACTGGACAATTTGCCGATTATGGGAAAGGTGAGGAATTCCATGAACAATGGAAAGACTTTCTAGGTGACAGTATCTTCGCCACGGATGGTGAGCTCTGGTCCCGTTCACGCCATCTCATCCGACCTATGTTTGTCCGGGATCGCATCGTTGACACTGAAATCTTTGAGAAACACGTCCAAAACTTGATTCCTCTGTTGGAAGGGAGCAACTCGCCCAGTGGGAGCAAGGCCGTCGATGTCGGTTCTCTGTTTTTCCGCTTCACCCTGGACGCAGCCACAGATTATCTCCTCGGCCAAGGCACCAACAGTCTGCACAATCCGGAGACTAGATTTGCAGAGGCCTTTGGATATGTGAAGCATCGCCAATCCGAGATCTTTCGTTTAGG CATGTTCAGCTTCATCGTGGCGAAGAGGAAATTCCGCCGGGAACTCAAAGTGATGGATGACTTCTTCCAACCATACATCAAACGAGCCCTCTCTCTGACACCTTCGGAACTCGACCAGAAGATCTCCAAGAGAGAAACCTTCCTGGACGCCCTAGCCCGCTTCACTCGCGACCCGCGCGTCCTCCGTGACCAGATCGTCGCCGTTCTCCTAGCGGGCCGCGACACCACAGCCGCTGTCCTGACCTTCTGTATCTTTGAACTAGCCCGCAACCCTGATGTCGTCGCCAAACTGCGCGAGGAGATCAGTGCCCGACTGGGTCTCGGCCCCTCGGCCCAGAAATCCAGCTACAACGACCTCAAGGAGATGAAGTACCTGAACGCCGTCCTCAACGAGACCATGCGCCTCTACCCACCCGTTCCCTTCAATGTCCGCTATTCCCTCCGTGACACGACTTTGCCGCGCGGCGGCGGGCCCGACGGCCTCTCGCCAGTCGGTGTCCGCGCCAACACACGCGTCATCTACTCGACGATGATCATGCAGCGAAGCGCAGAAAACTACGACCCCCCGGGCTCGCCTAACTACTTCGATCCAGAGAAATGGTTACCTGACCGGTGGCTGTCTGGGTGGCAGCCCAAACCCTGGCAGTATATCCCCTTCAATGGGGGCCCGAGGATCTGCCTCGGTCAGCAGTTTGCTACCATCGAGATGGGTTACACCGTTGTGCGTATCCTGCAGGCCTTTGAGAGGATCCATGCCATGCCGGCCAATGGGAAGGAGCGGGTTGAGGACCCAGTGCTGAAGTTTGAGGTTACGCTTAGCCCTGGTTCGGAATTGAATTGTGTTTTCGTGCGAGAGGGCGAGGATACTTTACCATTGAAGGATGGTTGA